From the genome of Candidozyma auris chromosome 2, complete sequence, one region includes:
- the MNT3 gene encoding Mnt3p → MLFSAVVLFFNTFLPSVAAWLANRWLVDDHPVPALPFLWPSDAPLETVVVELESYLEQHVSLAQAGLDLLNVVIDKTHLAESRSPENASFLVLCRNDELYSMLETVQSINDRYNHQFSHDWVFLNDEPFDEFFMIGIASAIPGGKISFGQVPKEHWGSPSWIDPGKAAAARQELLAKDVYKANSTSYRNMCRFYSGFFYKHSLLDGYDYYWRLEPGVKYSCDIGYDVFQFMRENKRDYGFTLALFEYRDTIATLWETSKKYFNQLALPQDNLVEFLQNSDGSYNLCHFWSNFEIASLAFFRSREYQAYFDHLDQAGGFFYERWGDAPIHTMAVAHLLNKSRLWWFGDIGYWHSPYLQCPRGKTFLDRKCSCNIEADFTFTDLSCVPLYLSLQGQ, encoded by the coding sequence ATGCTCTTCCTGGCGGTTGTGCTCTTCTTTAATACATTTCTTCCCAGTGTAGCCGCCTGGCTTGCCAATAGATGGTTAGTGGACGATCACCCTGTGCCTGCTTTGCCCTTTCTCTGGCCCAGTGATGCTCCTTTGGAGACTGTCGTGGTAGAGCTCGAAAGCTACCTTGAACAGCATGTGTCGTTGGCGCAGGCAGGGCTTGACCTCCTAAACGTTGTGATCGACAAGACACATTTGGCTGAACTGAGATCGCCTGAAAATGCTTCTTTTCTAGTGCTCTGTCGTAACGACGAGTTGTATTCGATGCTCGAGACGGTGCAGAGCATCAACGATAGATACAACCACCAATTCAGTCACGACTGGGTGTTCCTCAACGATGAACCTTTTGACGAGTTCTTTATGATCGGCATAGCACTGGCGATCCCTGGAGGGAAGATCAGCTTTGGCCAGGTGCCAAAGGAACATTGGGGAAGTCCACTGTGGATAGACCCAGgcaaagcagcagcagctcGGCAAGAGCTTCTAGCGAAAGACGTCTACAAGGCAAACAGCACGAGCTACAGAAACATGTGTCGGTTTTACCTGGGTTTTTTCTACAAGCACCTGCTATTAGACGGGTATGACTACTACTGGCGGTTGGAACCTGGGGTGAAGTACTCGTGCGATATTGGCTACGATGTGTTCCAGTTTATgagagaaaacaaaagagaCTATGGGTTTACACTTGCCCTTTTTGAATACAGAGACACCATTGCCACACTCTGGGAGACCAGCAAAAAATACTTCAACCAATTGGCCCTTCCGCAGGACAACTTGGTGgaatttttgcaaaacCTGGACGGCCTGTATAACTTGTGCCATTTTTGGCTGAACTTTGAGATTGCCAGTCTTGCGTTTTTCAGGTCTCGTGAATACCAGGCTTATTTCGACCACCTCGATCAGGCTGGCGGCTTCTTCTACGAGCGCTGGGGCGATGCTCCTATCCATACAATGGCTGTGGCGCATCTCCTTAACAAAAGCCGTCTCTGGTGGTTCGGCGATATAGGCTACTGGCACTCGCCGTATTTACAATGCCCGCGGGGAAAAACCTTCTTAGACAGGAAGTGTTCTTGTAATATTGAGGCTGATTTCACCTTCACTGACCTCAGCTGTGTACCCTTGTACCTCAGCTTGCAAGGCCAGTGA